The nucleotide sequence GTTGGTCTCGATATTGATTTCGAAGCCGAAATCGTCCAACATTTTCAATAAAACTTCCACATCTTTGTGGATAAGTGGCTCCCCTCCCGTCAGGGTGACGAACTGAGTGTTGAAAGACTTGACCTTTTCCAAGACTTCCACTGGGGTCATTTCCTGGAAGTCGCCCCCTTCCACCGCATACATGGAGTCGCAATAGGAGCAGCGGAGGTTGCATCCGAACAGACGGATAAAGACGGCGGGGGCGCCTGTGCGGATACCCTCACCCTCTATGCTGAGGAATATTTCAGAGATTTTCATGAGTTAGTAGATAGTAGGAAGTTGACAGTAGTCAGGTATGGGGGACGCACCTTCGGTGCTCGAGGCATGAGGTCGGCGCTATGCGCCTAGAGGCAATTGTAATTACAATACCTCATACCTCTAGATGCGAAGCATCGACCTCAAAGCGAAGCGACCTCAATGCACTGAAGTACATCTTAGTCAACTTCATATTCGGCGATGTTGCCTTCGCTTTCCTGGACGATCACTTTATAGCAATGGGGAATCTGGTCGCAGATCCACTTGGCGATGTTTTCGGCGGTAGGATTGAAGTCCACCACATCGTTTATGTACTTGTGGTCCAGCTGTCGGGAGATGGTCTCCTTGGCAGTCTTGAAATCGATGACCATACCGTCAGAGTTTAAAGTCTTGGACTGGCAATGAACGGTAATGATCCAGTTATGTCCGTGAAGATTTTGACACTTGCTTTCGTAGGAGAGTGCCAGCTTATGTGCTCCGGAAATTTCGAAGCGCTTCGAGATTCTATACATGAGGTACCTAGTTTTGTTTATAGACAGGATGGTTTTCGAACTGTCCTGCGGTCAAATATTAATGCCGCTGTGAGTTGATGTTGAGGATTAATATAGAAAAGGGTTCTATGGTTCCCAAGGCGGAGATGCATAAAAAAAATGTTGGCGAAGAATGTTCAACCTGCGGATGTTGGTGTGCTACGCACACTAGTCAGAGAATAAATTCTCTGCCGCATCCTAGGTTTGCAAACGTTTCACGTGAAACGTTCGTAGAGTATAAAAAAGTCCTTGACATTTTTGTGCCAAGGGCTTGTTTAGATTCTTCGACTTCGCTCAGAATGACACTAACGTTCCACCGGAACCTGGATAATGGACAGCCACTTTTCGGGGTCATCCTGGTTCCAGGCACCGTCCACATAAACGCAGCGGAGGTCGCCCACGATCTTGTACCCCTGCTCCTCGATGTACTTGAACATCTCGGTGTAGGACTGGTAAAAACGATCGTAGGGTCCGACGTGCTTTAGGCAGAGGGCGTGTTTTACCGCGGGCATGGTCTTGAACTGGACGATTTCAGAATCCTGGAGAGCCTCCTCCACCTGTTCGCAGTACTCAATATCCACGTTCTCGTGTTTGTATTCCTTGTCGTGTTCGATGGTAAAGCAGTAACCGGTGGGAGAACACTTGCAACCCAGGCGCTGCATTTGTTCATAAAAAATTGCGGTTCGCGACCCGCTCTTTTGTGATCACTTTTCTGCCACCTCGTCAGGCGACTATACAAATATAGACCCGGCCCTAAGGGACGAGTCAATAGGAAAAAGTGAATTTTTTTTTGAAAAAATTATGGGAGTGCTCTAGGAGCCAGTATTGAGCGACTGTTTTTTGCAGGTCTGCCTTTCAAGTCAAAGTATTGGAATTTTTTGGCCTTTACCGTGGGGCGAATGCCTATAACAATGGTCGCGCCTTCCTGACTTTTGCTGATCAAAAACATGTCAGTGTTGCTGTAGGTGCTTTCTTGAAGCAGGTGGATTGTATTGTCACTAACATCAAGAGTCAGTTTTACAAAGTTTTCTCTTTCTGGCGTTCCCAGGTAACACACGTTCTTGCTTGTAGAATCCAGGTAGTAGAAATCTTCTTTAAAAAATAAGGTATCATTACGGAGTGAAAGGTAGCCAACTTCCTTTTCGGGACCGTCTTCGTACTCGGTGGTGATATCGTAACTTATGGAATCAGCAGTGGAATAGAATTTTACTGTCTTGTAAAGTTTGCCATCTTTCCTAATGGTGATAACGGATATTTCTCCGTCTTTGGATTTTTCCTGGGTATAGTTGTGGATTACCTTTCTGTATTCGGAACCACTGTAGATGATGGTGCTGTCCGGAAGATCGTCTGTATAGTACATCTTTTTTGACCAGGGAGCCTGTTTATCCGAGTAAGATCTGTATAAACTATCCAGAACGTATTCTCCGGGAATGTACATATCAGTCTGAATGGCTTTAAACATGGCTTCTACGCAGTTTAAGGCTTGTGCTTGGGTGAAAAATGCCAAAGTTATTAACAATAGGATGGTTTTCCTCATATAATCCCCGTTATATTGTGGATATTCTACAGTTCCATAAAGAAGATTACTGCATCCACGAAACCCAGCTTCTTGTGGTTGAAGGCTCCGGGCAGTCGGCAAAGTTCCTTGAAGCCCAGGCTCTTCCACAGGTGCATGGCCGGTTCGTTGGTGCTGATGACGAAGTTGAACTGGATTGCCTTGAATCCCATTTCGCGAGCCATTCGGATACAGTCCTCCCCCATCTTGCGACCGATGCCTTTTCCGCGGGCGGCGCTGGAAACCATGAAGGAAGCGTTGGCCACATGGCTGCCTCGGCCACGGTGGTTCTGGATAATCTTGTAGTAGCCGAGGATCTTGGTGCCTGCACTATCCTTGCCTGCGTCCGAAGCGGATTCTTCCATGACCCAGCTGTTTACGCCCTTGCCGAACCAGTAGTCGTATGCGTCCTGGTCGCTGGCGGTTTCCTCGAAATCGTAGGTGTCGCCGCCCTGAATCACTTCGCGGAAAATGGGCAGCATCTGGGGAAAATCATCTGGAGTAGCTTTGCGGATTTGCATATTAGGTGCGAGGTCGCGGCTTTGCCGCTTTGAGGTATGAGGTCGGTCGCTTGCGCTCCCTTTGAGCTATATAATGGCGCCTTGCGCTTTCAATACTATATAATATAGTAAGAGGAGTTTTTGTGGTAATTGTACCTAGAAAAATAATGTTGTTTTTCAAATTTAATGGCGGAAATTCCACAACATATATATATTAGTGTAGTAAATACAAAAAGACTGGATGCTTCGCTCCACTATGTTATGCTCAGCATGACACTAGGGGGCAGAACGCCAAGTATTTTAAACCTCAACGCATCCTTCGGATGCGTCCCAACAACCTCACACCTTAAGGCCATGCAATGGCCGACCTAATCGTTATGGAAGAAGTAGTAAAGTTTCTCAAGGAATGTGGCGCCTATTTCCTGGCAACTGTAGATGGCGATCAGCCCAAGGTTCGTCCCTTCGGTACCGCCGAAATTTTTGAAGGTAAGCTGTACATTCAGACTGGCAAGTCCAAGAATGTTTCCAAGCAGATTGCCGCCAACCCCAAGGTTCAGCTCTGTGCCATGAACAAGGCTGGAAACCAGTGGCTCCGTCTTAGCGGTACCCTGGTAGAAGACGATCGCCTGGAACCCAAGGTCCATATGCTGGACGCCTATCCAGAACTGAAGGCCATGTACAAGGCCGAAGATCCCAACACTCAGGTGCTTTACTTCAAGGACGCCGAGGCTGTGTTCTGCAGTTTCACTGCGGCTCCCAAGGTGGTAAAGTTCTAGTTTGATTGCCTTTTAGGCTGCTTAAATTGTGAAAATCGGTCGGCGAAAGCCGGCCTTTTTCGTTTTATCCTGTTGATAGAATGTAAACAATTAATTAACACCCTGCGATGAATAAGTCCTGTTATGGGTAAATTGTGGATAAAACTGTCAACATTTAAAAAATTTATGTTGAAAGTTGCGTTGGACAATTTTTAATCTATTCACACCTGTTTCACGTGAAACATCGTTATTTGGCAATAAGTTACGTTTTTTTCATTTTACAAACGGATAAAAAGCTTCGATTTATCAACAGGTACAATGACGATATTTTTGTGAATATCTTGTTGGATTTGGAAATATCCTAAAAACGGGATGAACTTTCTATTCACATTATTTAAACATTTATCCTCTATTTATCAACAGTATAGTAAAACTTCTTGTTTAAAAGTATGCGCTTCGGATTGCGTAAAAAATAGAACCCTCAAAAATTGTATTTTTTGGGGAAAGGTAAGCCAAAGGAATTTTATGGAAAACAATGAGTCTCGTGGAAAGCGCGCCCTCTTTTGGATGAGATTTACTTTTGCGCTGACCTTCCTGTCTTGGCTGCTTTTGTTCCTGATTGCCAAGAATGGATCTTTGCCGGTGCGGTTCACGCAGGAAAATCCGGATGTGGACGTGGGGGCGGTCATTGATTTTTTCAATTTCATAGTGGTGATGTTTTTTGCTGGCTTTGGTGTTCCCCTGTCCTGGTGCCTTTATCAGCTTTTTTGGCTGATGTGGATTTTCAGGGCTACAAAGAACTTGCGCAAGGTGACCTCCACAAGCTTTAGTCCCTGGCTGGCGGTCATCTGTAGTGCCATCCCCGGTTTAGGTTACTTGATTCACTATCTTGTTTTCAAGAATCTGGTGAGGCAGACGGAATCCGCATTGGCGGCTCGCCGAGATTCCCAGTCAAAGAAGATTGCTGAAATTTTATCCAAGGTCCAATCGGTGGACGGGAACATGGTCAATGGGTTTGCCATCATGGCTATATTGGCTGCCGCTATCGGTTTCATTCGCGATACCAGCATCTCGGGATTTTTGGCGGTGGCCTTCTCGGTGGCGTCGCTGCTTTGCTATATGAAATCTTTTGCTGCCTTCATTAAAGAGGAGCAGGCCCTGTTTGACATTTATCAAGAAGAAAAATTGATGGCCAAGGTGGACCAGGTGCTCTGGCAACGCAAGCTGGAGTCGGAATCCGCTGACGAAAAAACAAAAGTGTGATTTTATACATTTGCTAATTCCACATATATATTATATGTTTGATGAAGTTTCTAAAAAGAGGCTTGGAATGAAGAGTTTAAAGTTTTCTGCAGTTTTCGCATTGACCTGCGCCATGGTGGCCATGGCTGCTACCCAGGGTGGCAAGGTCCGTTCTGTTCTTGGCGATGTGTCTTACCAGAAGCAGGGTAAGAACAACTGGGCCGCCCTCCGAGTGGGTGCCAAGGTTCTGGACGGTTACATGATCCGGACCTACACCGAGTCCGGGGCGCAGATTTCCCTTTTAGATGGAAGTATGATCGCTATCGGCGAAAATGCGCTGGTGGAATTCAACGAACTTCTGTTCGACAAGGATTCACGAGTTTCTGACATCAGCATCAAGAAGGGTATGATCCGCTTCGATGCCCAGAAGCAGAAAGGCAACAGTGTCTTCAAGTTTAGGACCGGAACGGCAACCGCATCGATCCGCGGTACTGACGGTACCCTCGGCATGACCGAAGCAGGTCAGCCCTACGGCGCCTTGAACTCCGGCGAAATGGTCATGGAAAATAATGGCCAGGAAATTCCTGTCAAGGCAAATCAGTTTGTGGCCTTCCGTAAGGATAAGCCTGCTGTCGTGGTAGAAGCAAAAAATGCAAGCGATCCCGAATTTGTGAAAAAGCTGGGCGAAGTCCTTGATGACACCACGAAGTCTGACGAAGCCATTCAGGCCCAGGCCCAGGAGCTGGACCAGAAGATCGAAGTCCGTAACGAGGATCTGAAATCCAAGTATAATTGTATCATCGATTCGCTGCCCGCTCTTGTCAGCGCAGACAGTATCGATATCGGCGTCACCTGTACTGCCGGCGTCCGAGTGTCTCTCGGTTCCGAAAGTTTTGAGTCCAAGGGTCACAAGTTGCATTTCACCCCCAGCTGGATTAGAGGTTCCTTCGGCGATAAGAAGTACCTGCTGAACTGCAGTGTGGACGGTGCCGATTTTGAATGCGGTCGAATTGCGTTCACCTATCGCGTGGACCGCACCGTTCGACTTCTGGAATCCGACGAAGGCAAGTGCTTTGCCGTTTTTGCCACTAGCGGATTTAATGACAACTCCGGTTCCGTTTCTGTCTTCCTGGGTGACAGCCTCATTCAGAAGACCAACATGGAAAAGGACGGTTCCAGCACCTTCACTCTTGTGCCGGGTGATCATGTGTACAAGGTGGTTGCCGAAAATGTGGATTCCGCCACGACGGCTGCCGGGACTGTGGAGCAGATGCTGAAGTGCTACCCGGTGACCAACGTGCAGATCGACATCCGCGGCGGCAATCGCGAAATTGTCAAGCGCAAGGTTTCCCAGGGCGCAGCCATCTATCCGGAACTGGAATTCGACTTGCTGGATGTGGCCGGTAACGACGTCGCCCAGGTGGAAGAAGTTATCGTCTCTGTAGACGGCGAAAATTTCGAGGCCGAGCAGGTGGCTTCTACCGTGGGCATTGGCTACAAGGTCAAGATGAGAATTCCCCGCGGCAAGTCCAAGATTGTCAAGGTGGCCGTGTTGATGCGCAGCGGTGAAACGGCTTACGCTTCCAAGATTTACGAATTCAAGTAATAAAAAAATTGGTGACTGAAAAATCCCCGGAACTTAACAAAGCTCCGGGGATTTCTTATATGACGATCAAACAGGTTTTTGAAAAAGAAAATAATTTAAAGGAGAACGTCTTTTTTCCGCAAAAAAGTTCAGCGGTAAATTTCGGGACGGGTACTGCGGAAACGCCGGTGGGTCCAGCCATACCACAGGGCGGGATTTTCACGGATCCGTTCTTCGAGCCAGGCGCGGTACGCTCCGTCTACGATGGAAATTTTTTCATCACGCTGTTTTGAGCCGTGTTGGTCCAAGCCGCGTTGGTCCAAGCCGCGTTGGTCCATGTTGTGCTGATTCACGTCATGCTGAACTTGTTTCAGCATGTCCCTCTGCGTCTCATTCGGTTCTTGTGCTTCCACCGCATGCAGAATTTTTCTGTTTCCTTGCTCCTGGATCCAGCAGAAAAATACGGGAGTGTTCGGGCGGTGCCTCAGCAGAAAATCAGGAAGCGGATTTATTTTGGCGGGCCGCCCCAAGAAGGTTCCGTCCATGGCGCTGCCGATTCGGCTATCCTGATCCGCCAGCAGACAGAACAGTTGTTTTTTCCCGCCGCAGTCTGGCGCCTTTCCGTCCAGCTGGTCTAAAAATTCCCGCGGATTTTTGGCGTCGATGGAATAGGGCCGCCCGCGGACGCACCGCACTTTTTCGT is from Fibrobacter sp. UWH6 and encodes:
- a CDS encoding lysophospholipid acyltransferase family protein — encoded protein: MFSIGQISVRIFAGAAFKVLGFAGWKKQTIKRNLEYVSQGTWMSGEKLEAENLYKKMLRNLTWHVGELLFCFDVYKKLPEDCGAYPFSAGGKIFELAEGAAGTIEKMRRGGIFLTAHYGNYEASGAWLCALGVPLKASFIPLKPKWLNRFVYEKVRCVRGRPYSIDAKNPREFLDQLDGKAPDCGGKKQLFCLLADQDSRIGSAMDGTFLGRPAKINPLPDFLLRHRPNTPVFFCWIQEQGNRKILHAVEAQEPNETQRDMLKQVQHDVNQHNMDQRGLDQRGLDQHGSKQRDEKISIVDGAYRAWLEERIRENPALWYGWTHRRFRSTRPEIYR
- the queD gene encoding 6-carboxytetrahydropterin synthase QueD is translated as MYRISKRFEISGAHKLALSYESKCQNLHGHNWIITVHCQSKTLNSDGMVIDFKTAKETISRQLDHKYINDVVDFNPTAENIAKWICDQIPHCYKVIVQESEGNIAEYEVD
- a CDS encoding GNAT family N-acetyltransferase, which translates into the protein MQIRKATPDDFPQMLPIFREVIQGGDTYDFEETASDQDAYDYWFGKGVNSWVMEESASDAGKDSAGTKILGYYKIIQNHRGRGSHVANASFMVSSAARGKGIGRKMGEDCIRMAREMGFKAIQFNFVISTNEPAMHLWKSLGFKELCRLPGAFNHKKLGFVDAVIFFMEL
- a CDS encoding FecR domain-containing protein gives rise to the protein MKSLKFSAVFALTCAMVAMAATQGGKVRSVLGDVSYQKQGKNNWAALRVGAKVLDGYMIRTYTESGAQISLLDGSMIAIGENALVEFNELLFDKDSRVSDISIKKGMIRFDAQKQKGNSVFKFRTGTATASIRGTDGTLGMTEAGQPYGALNSGEMVMENNGQEIPVKANQFVAFRKDKPAVVVEAKNASDPEFVKKLGEVLDDTTKSDEAIQAQAQELDQKIEVRNEDLKSKYNCIIDSLPALVSADSIDIGVTCTAGVRVSLGSESFESKGHKLHFTPSWIRGSFGDKKYLLNCSVDGADFECGRIAFTYRVDRTVRLLESDEGKCFAVFATSGFNDNSGSVSVFLGDSLIQKTNMEKDGSSTFTLVPGDHVYKVVAENVDSATTAAGTVEQMLKCYPVTNVQIDIRGGNREIVKRKVSQGAAIYPELEFDLLDVAGNDVAQVEEVIVSVDGENFEAEQVASTVGIGYKVKMRIPRGKSKIVKVAVLMRSGETAYASKIYEFK
- a CDS encoding GyrI-like domain-containing protein gives rise to the protein MQRLGCKCSPTGYCFTIEHDKEYKHENVDIEYCEQVEEALQDSEIVQFKTMPAVKHALCLKHVGPYDRFYQSYTEMFKYIEEQGYKIVGDLRCVYVDGAWNQDDPEKWLSIIQVPVER
- a CDS encoding pyridoxamine 5'-phosphate oxidase family protein; translation: MEEVVKFLKECGAYFLATVDGDQPKVRPFGTAEIFEGKLYIQTGKSKNVSKQIAANPKVQLCAMNKAGNQWLRLSGTLVEDDRLEPKVHMLDAYPELKAMYKAEDPNTQVLYFKDAEAVFCSFTAAPKVVKF